DNA from Ananas comosus cultivar F153 linkage group 12, ASM154086v1, whole genome shotgun sequence:
AAGTTATATATTTGGTTAGATGCATGTGCGATataaacggttgtttcacatttatttattaacatAATACCAGACTAAGAATGATCAGGAGTTCGAATCCAATCAGAAACTTACTAACAATCAACACAAGAGCTGATGAAAGAAGAATAGTGTTAAAGTGAGTTCCCAATTTTTTGATTAAGTTGTTTTGCGAGTAGAAGAAAAGGCATTCACTAAATCACTGCTGTGGTGGATGATGTCACATACACATGGTTTTGGAAATAATATAAAAGGTGACTTGGTAAACAAGGCGAAAGCTATAAAATCTCTTCTTTTGTTGCCTCGTAACGAACCTCGATGCATGTAATTTGTCCTGAGGTATAtactaaaacatatatatatttggctTATTCTATGTTACATTCATATGGTCAATAGacaattaattgattaatcatTTTATTATTGGCATGCAAAAGAAGAGATAATTTTTCCTGTGAAAGGAAATTTTTGGGGCAAGAATTAATTAAACAGTGTTTCATTTGGTTTTGCACGatgaattaatttaataaatgcaAAAGGAAATGTGAGTGTAATAGTTACTATATTTAGAAGCTAATAAAGGAAATTATTCTCAAATTAATATAGGAGCAAAATGAATATTATGCCcagcatatatatacacattagATAACTGCTTGTTCGGCTTTATTTATGTTTCTTTGTTGAGGCAGTTGTTGAATATAGTGAACTAAAACACCACACTCGTTGTCCAGTAACTTCAAATTTATGAAACAACACagcaattttatattatttaacataataaCAGAGTATAAGTCGTAAGTGCATTTTTAAACAACTCGCTTCTACATACTAACACTAGCCTCCTCATCATCAAGCAACATCCAAATCTCATTCACCCTACCACTGAACTCAAAGGGGGAGTTGTACTGGGCCACGATATACGCGGTCGCGGGGTCGGCCCGCCGGGCCTTGTCGGCCGCGGAGGCCCACTTGGAGCCCGCGAGGCTGGCGTTGAGGGCCGCGGCCTCCTCCCCGAGGGATTCGTCGGCGACGAACCCCCCGAATTGCCGCACCGCCACCAATCGAGGCCCGCACTTTTGAACGTGGAGGCCTGCGGCCGGCGGCGGGTCGGGCTGGTTCTTCTTCGGCACGTAGAAGCTTACAATGAATGAGGATGCGCAGAAAGGCCCATCACTGGGTGAGACCTGGGTTATTACTGGGGCCGTCATTTCTATTGTCTCGTTGTAGGCGTTTTTCCCTTGGATGTAATCAAATAATCTGTTGTTGCacgatgaaaaaaaattttgattagcACAGATGTTCGAGCTTTTGACCTTTAAATCGAATAATTTTATTACTGAACTATTATGTcatttttgatatttcaaaatacTCAACAGTTGAggggtcttcatacattttatttatacttcaattttaaattttaagttcaaattatgAA
Protein-coding regions in this window:
- the LOC109717885 gene encoding heme-binding protein 2-like; the encoded protein is MANFLLSPLYLALLLLLLLLLLFAPARGEFPPTCERIECPSYGVVDAGNGFEIRRYNSTSWMSTEAIEDVSFVAATRAGFLQLFDYIQGKNAYNETIEMTAPVITQVSPSDGPFCASSFIVSFYVPKKNQPDPPPAAGLHVQKCGPRLVAVRQFGGFVADESLGEEAAALNASLAGSKWASAADKARRADPATAYIVAQYNSPFEFSGRVNEIWMLLDDEEASVSM